One Bacillus sp. E(2018) genomic window, ATGGACAAGAAAGCGCTACTGAAAAAAGCATCAGACGACAATCAGGATAATATACAGCACAATCTTAATTCTCCTAGATTACAAATTGCATCAGATTTGTTTGTAGCAGGCATGTCTTTTGTTTTAGGTCATGAAATTGGTCATCATTTTTTGAGTCATACAGAGTCTAAAGGAAAGAACATTGTATCAAAATTCATACCGACGCATGTTACTTTTAATCAATTACATTTAGATGAATTTGCTGCAGATAATTTTGGCTTTGATTTACTGTTAAGAGGTATGAAAAAAAGAAACGACAATACTTTGTTTGCTCCATTAATAGTAATAATATTGCTAGCCTTATTCGACAAAACTCCTGAAGAACCTTGTCAAACACACCCTTCATTAAGGGATAGGTATCTGAATTTATTAAGTCGGATTTCACAACACAATGAAGTAATAGCATTGACACTTCAACGAATTTTTGATGATGTAGCTACATGGATTAATGTTACTTTAGTTGGTCATTGGAAAACTGAATGGTGGAAATAACATTACACTATCCTTTAATAATATCCTCCATTACTGTATGTCGCTACTACTCTTCAAACAAAGAAGGGAGGGAGTTTAACAAATTTTTGCATAGTGATGGAGAGAGAAAATCACATAGTAAGGTCAACGAGCTTATTCTAAAATGCTTAACGAAATTGAGTTAATTCTTACAAATTAATTCATGTTGTGGCCTATGCAGTTGTTGCAGTTCAAATTAAATCTACTATAGAGCATGATGGAAGAAAGCGAAATTCCACAAATTATACTCAATTACCCCTTAAAAAGGCACAGCTAACAAATAATCTAAATATACTTTCACAGTTTAAAGAGGACTTTAGTAGTGGGGAGGCAATGATAGCATTGTCAAGCCTATCTAGATCTAATTGGGCGAGGTGCTCAAGTAATCTAGGGACTGAAGTGAAAGATGAAACCATAATTAAAATGCAAAGCTGCTATATTAAAACTGAAACATATTCAACTTCACAAACTATAAAAAGAATTGATATAACAGATGATATTATTACAACTATTAATAATACTTTAATCTTAATAAGAATTTCATAACAAATATTGAGCAATAAAAGAGCCCCTAACCAAAGTAGGCTTTTTTTATTTTAACTAAAACGAACATTTATTCTCATTGAATATATGATTTAATTAAGAGTGATTTTTATAATGTAATTCTTAGAAATTACTAAAAATTATTGACGGTTTATTTTCAGATGATAAGATAAAAGTGTAATTCGTAAGAAATACATAAAAAGAGGGCGGGATATGAAATTAGAGGATGTTGTAACCGTTAAAATTGGAAAAAACCTATCTAGGGGATCTGAGAAAGATGACTTTACCTTAGTTGCTTACTCTTATGATGACTTACAGAAAGATTTAGATGGCTTGTTTTTAGACTCTAAAACTAGTACAAGTCAAGATGAAGGCTACTTGAGCATTACTGGAGAAGTTGTTTTTAGCTTTGTAAGTTCTAAAGCCGGTATTGTGAGTAAAAAAAATGAAGGAAAGATCATCAATCAAAACTTCGCAAAACTCATTATTGAACATGATGGGTTGGATAGCCGTTACCTTTGTTATGTGTTGAATGAATCATCTTCCATGAAAAAGCAGATGGCCATCTCCATGCAAGGAAGCACAGTACCGAAACTGACACCATCCATATTAAAAGAGTTGGAAATTAAGTTGCCAACACTTGAGAAACAACGGACGATTGGAAAAGCTTACTTTTATTTGAGAAAGCAGCAAGCTCTCGCTAAGAAACAAGCAGAACTTGAGAAACAGCTGAATTTAGAAGTGCTGAGAAAACTAGATTACTAGACAAACAACGAAAAGTGGGGAACAAACAATGGCGAGTTTGAATCAAAAATTATTTAGCGCCGCAGACAATCTGCGTAGCAAGATGGATGCATCTGAATACAAAAACTACTTATTAGGATTGATTTTTTACAAATACTTATCGGATAAGTTATTAGAAAAAGTGGTAGTCATCGCTGATGAGTCACTTGAAGAATACAACACCCAAACTAAACAAACTGAGTTGTACATAAATTTGTTAGCAGATGAAGAAATCAAAGATGATCTGATTGAAACTCTAGTAGATACACTGGGTTATGATATTGCGCCAGAACACTTATTCAATGTATTAACTGATCAAGCAAAGCAAAACACGTTTCAGTTGAATGACTTGAATAAAGCCTTTATAGATTTAGCAACCAAATATGATCAATTTAACGGTCTGTTTGATGACGTGGATTTGAAGTCAAAAAAACTCGGTTCCGATGATCAACAACGAAACATTACCATTACAGAAGTGATAAAAAAATTAAATGATGTCGACTTAATGGGGCATGATGGAGATGTTATTGGGGATGCGTATGAATTCTTAATCGGTCAATTTGCTTCAGAAGCAGGCAAAAAAGCAGGAGAATTCTATACACCTCATGAAGTATCCGACATGATGGCTCGTATTGCAGCGATGGGAAAAGAAGATAAAAAATTGTTCAGCGTATTTGATCCAACCATGGGATCGGGTTCACTCATGTTGAATATCCGTAACTATATTAATTACCCAGATAGCGTGAAGTATCATGGACAAGAACTGAATACTACAACGTATAACTTAGCAAAAATGAACTTGATTTTGCATGGTGTGGACAAAGAAGATATGCGCTTGCGCAACGGAGACACGCTGAACAAGGACTGGCCGACAGATGAGCCGTATACCTTTGATTCAGTCCTTATGAATCCTCCGTATTCTGCAAAATGGTCTGCAGATGACACATTCTTAGATGACTCTCGTTTTAACCGTTACGGAAAGTTAGCGCCTAAATCAAAAGCGGACTTTGCCTTTCTTCTACATGGTTTCTATCATTTGAAGGATTCAGGAACGATGGCCATTGTCTTACCGCATGGGGTTTTGTTCCGTGGAGCTGCAGAAGGTGTCATTCGTAAGAAGCTTTTAGAAGATGGAAGCATCGATGCCGTTATCGGCATGCCAGGAAACTTGTTCTTTGGAACATCCATTCCAACAACAGTCATTATCTTGAAGAAGAATCGTGAAACGCGTGATGTTTTATTTATTGATGCGAGTAAAGAGTTTATCAAAGGAAAGAACCAAAACAAACTTTCGAAAGAAAACATTGATAAGATTGTAGAAACATACAGAAACAGAGAAAGTATTGTGAGATACAGCCACAACGCAAGTTTTGATGAAATCAAAGAGAATGAGTTTAACTTAAACATCCCTCGCTATGTTGATACGTTTGAGGAAGAAGCAGCAATTGATATGGCTGCAATCGGCTCAAAGATTAAAGATATTCGAAAAGAAAAAGCAGAACTGGAATCTAATCTATATGACATGATTTCATCGTTACAATACGATGAAAAAAACGAAGAATGGATTAAAGGTGCATTAGAGGTGTTTACTCGTGAAAAGTAAGTTTAAACCAGAGATTAGGTTTTCAGGATTTACCGTAGCGTGGGAACAACGTAAGTTTAAGGATTTTATTTTTAAGTCTGGTAAGAGGAATACACTAGGCGAAAATTATTTGGCGTGTTCTGTAAGTAACAAGTTGGGACTAGTAAGCCAAACAGAACAATTTGATGGCGGTCGCTTAGACACACTTGATAAAACATCTTACAAATTAGTTCATCCCAATGAATTTGCATATAACCCAGCTAGAATTAACGTTGGTTCTATAGCGTTTAATAACCTCAACAGAACAGTTATTGTAAGCTCACTTTATGTAGTATTAAAAATGAATGAAAAGCTTGATAATGAGTATGTTCTACAATTTATTAAATCACAACTTTTTAATGATGAAGTAAAAAGAAATACTGAAGGGAGCGTAAGAGAATATTTATTCTTTGAAAACTTCAAAAATATTAAATTTCCTTACACTCCATACAAAGAAGAGCAAATAAAAATCGGAAAATTTTTAAAACAACTGGACGACATTATCGAACTTCACGAGAAAGAACTAACCACACTCAAACAAACAAAACAAGGATTCTTGAAAAAAATGTTTCCAAAAGAAGGGGAGTACGTGCCGGAAGTACGTTTTCAGGGATTTACTGGTGATTGGGAAAAACATAAGTTATCGGATATGAAGGATGTACGTGATGGAACACATGATTCACCAAAATATTTTAACGTAGGATTTCCATTAGTTACTTCAAAAAATTTAAAAGAAAATGGTTTGGATATGACAGATGTTTCACTTATTTCTGAAGAAGATTTCCAATCAATAAATAAAAGGTCTAAAGTTGATATAGGGGACATTCTTTTTGGAATGATTGGTACAATAGGTAATCCAGTTTTGGTTAATAGAGAAGGTTTTGCAATTAAAAATGTAGCTCTTATTAAACATGGTGGTAAAGTTACGAATGAGTTTCTGATTCAACTTTTAAAATCACCAATATTTGAGATGTTTATTCGAAACGAGAATGCAGGAAACACTCAAAAATTTCTCAGTTTAAGTAAGATAAGAAATTATCAATTCCTATCACCTTCTTATCAAGAACAAATTAAAATTGGTGATTTTTTTAAAAATTTAGACAACACTATCAATCTTCATCAACGTGAATTAGATGCTCTTAAAGAAACGAAAAAAGCCTTCTTGCAAAAGATGTTTATTTAAGCAAATGGAAATGAGGGAGAAACGTGACAAAAATCGCTCATAATGATGAACTGGCAGTGGAACATCGATTGATCGAAGTGCTGGGAGAAGGGCATAATCAGTGGAATTATCGTCCGGACTTGAAATCTGAAGAAGACCTATGGAAGAACTTGCGTCAAAAAATTACGCAAAACAACTTATCAGAAATAGGGGAACATCCCATTTCTGATAAAGAGTTTGATTCAATTAAAACAGAATTACTTTCGAAAACACAGACTCCATTTGATGCTGCTAGATGGTTGAAGGGTGAAAACGGAATTGCTCGAATTACGATAGAACGGGAAGATGTGACTCTCGGCTCAATGTCGTTGATTTTGTATTCCAACCAAGACATCGGGGGCGGAATCTCTACATACGAAGTGGTGCATCAGATTGCAAAACAAAAGGTAAATGATGACGGTCGTGATCGTCGATTTGACGTCACACTCTTAATTAACGGACTACCGATCGTTCAATTAGAATTGAAACAGGTAAATGCTAAAGACGGTGTGTTCCAAGCGTATAATCAGATAAAAAAATACGCAGAAGAAGGGATGTTTCGAAACAATATCTTTTCTACGCTGCAATTATTTGTGATTTCTAACGAACAAACGACGCGCTATTTTGCCAACGCGATGCCAAAAGACATGCACAAGAAGTTTGTCTTTAGCTGGCGGACGACGGATAACCGAAAAGTAGAAAATCTGTATGAATTCGTAAAACAGGTCTTAAATATCCCGGATGCTCATCGACTAATCGCCAATTATACCATCGTCAGTGAAGATCAGGACAATAAAGCGTTAATGGTCTTGCATCCGTATCAAATTCATGCGATTGAAGCGTTGTTTACATCAGCTATGAAACATGAATCAGGATTTGTTTGGCATGCGACAGGTTCAGGAAAAACGTTGACGAGCTTCGTTTCGACGAAACTATTAGCCCGAAAACCTGGTGTCGACCGAACCATCATGCTGATCGACAGGAAGGACTTGGACAGCCAGACGACGAACGAGTTCACGAAGTTCGCATCAGAGTTTAATACTGGCATCTCATCCGGTACAGCCTCCTCGAACAGTCTAATAGTTGGAACGGCAAGCTCTAAGAAGTTGAGCCAGACGCTTCTATCGGACAGTAACTCGAACACCGTAATCATCACGACCCGTCAGAAGCTAGAGGCAGCCCTCCGATTTGCCGAGAAGCAGGAAGAGGAGAAGGGGACCAGCCGCTTCAAGAAACTGATCGGGCAGCATATCATTTTTGTCGTGGACGAGTGTCACCGTGCGTTGAGTGCTGAGGGAATGGAGGCCATTAAAGGCTTCTTTCCAAACTCGACCTGGTTCGGCTTCACGGGGACACCAATCTTCAATGAGAACAAGAAACAGGCACAGGGCCAGTTGGCACGGACTACACGTGATCAGTATGGAGAAATTCTTCATACGTATACCATTAAGAACGCGTTAGAAGATGGATCTGTATTAGGATTCCAAGTTGAACATGAAGATACGATTGAATCTAATTCACTTAACAATAAGATCTTTGATCAACTGCGTAGCAATGAGAAATATGCTCAGTATACAGATGAAGAACTGAACGAGTTTATTGATAAGATGGATGGAATAGAGAAGGAAAGGTATATTCCGAACGCTTCATTCGAAAGTGACGACCATATTCAGAAGGTCATTCATAAGATGTTCCGACCCGATAACGCCTACACCAAGTTTGATTTTAAAAACGGCCGGCCGCAAAAATCTGCAATTTTGACAACAAGCTCAATTGATATGGCGAAGCTTTACTATCATGCGATAAAAGAGATGACGAAAGAACCTGATTGGTTGACTAGCGAATTTGCTGATCATCCAATTCGAAAAGGTCGTACAATTGATGACCCTGACTTCCCTAGAATCGCGATAACCTATTCCATACAAGAAAACGAAGAGAACTCGAAACAATTCCAAGATGAAATGAAGGGAATTGTAAAAGAGTATAACAACTATTATCAAACTGCTTGGTCGATTGAAGATATTGAACGTTACAACGGGGACATCAACAACCGTTTAGCTCGTAAAAGAGCCGAATTCAAAGAATTTGGGAAACAGATTGATCTCGTCATTGTTGTTGATCGCTTGTTGACAGGGTTTGATGCACCGACGATTCAAACATTATTCGTCGACCGAAATTTAAGTTATGCGAATTTGATTCAAGCCTTTTCTAGAACCAATCGAACGTATCCTGGAAAAACTAAAGGATTGATCGTTACTTTCCGAAAACCATTCACCATGGAAAAGAATGTGCAGGATGCGACGAAGTTGTATTCGAATGAAAATGATGAATCGAAACTGGTTTATCCGACATATGACGAATCAAAAAAACGGTTTAAGAAGGCTCACAAGTCACTTCAATCTTTAGTTCCGAGTCCAACAGACATAGATGAGCACTCTTCACTTGAAACACGAATTGAGTTTGTAAAAGCGTTTCAAGAACTCAACAATGCGTTCGAAGCTCTAGTTACCTATGATGATTACAACGATGAGATGGAAAAATCAAAGACTCTTCCACAACAAGTGAAGACACTAGAAGAATACATCGGTGTGTACAACACCGTAAAAGGATCGTTAGTGGATGAAGGTGGCGAAGGAACGAGACCGGATTTCTCAGGTATCGAATTTTATGGAGAAAACGCGATTAAACTCTATGATATTGATTCGACGTATATCGATCAGTTATTAGGAACGTACTCTGCAAACAATCAGAACATCCGATCTGAGATTGAAAAAGCACTTCAAAAATTGAAGAAATCGGAAATTGTGAAAGACGTATATCGTGCTATCTTAAACGCGATTGATAACAAAGAGTTAGAAGAAGAGGAAGATATTTTGATCGTCAAACGGCGTTACTTCACAGAATCCTATAACACAGCGATTAGGGATTTTGCGAATACGTGGTTTGTGGAGGAAAGAGAACTGCATGCATCAGCTGTTCAGTATGAGATAGGTACAGAACCTATCCCAAATATAGGCGGCATCATCGACAGCAAGCAGTTTGATAAGTTTAAAGCAGTAAACCCAGGGGCTATTCCACTAAAATACGGCCCAGAAATGAAACGCCAGTGGAGAAAGACGCTTGATGATATCATTGTTCCGTTAGAAGATGAGTTGAGATAAATTTATAGGACTACATTTAAAGCATCCATTTTAGGGTGCTTTTTATAATTAAATTTATTACCTTCACTTTATTTATGATTGCTAATCGATACCGATATATGATTAAAAGAACATAATTCCTTAGATATGACATTTACTTATTGATACAGAAAAAATCTTATAATGTTCTTTCTGTTTACATATAAAATAAAAGGTTATTATATTAATTTGTACTTAATATCGTGCAGATGTTATGAAAATAGATTTAGTTCCAAGTAGCTGATGTTTTAAAAGAAATAGTGTTTAATTAACAAATTACTAAATCTAGACAATTGAGTGTGAATGCATATATATTTCAAAAACAATACATTGGCAAATTTTTCATTTTTATTATATATTTAATTTAATAGTATTTTGGGAGGAAAATGTATGAAAATAGAAGATTTCATCATTCAAGTAAAATTATTCAAAAAATTTTACGACGAAAAAAAGATAGTTATAATTTGGAGAAAAAACGAGCAAGGTTTAAAGATATTAGAAGAATTTAAGGATAGTTTGTCAAATATGGAAATTAGTGAACAAGAAATTGTAGATATAGGTTTTGAGATTTTACATCTATCCCAAGCGATAGCAACAGGAAATATACCGTTACATAGCTTAAATGAAGAAAAATTACAAGTAATAAAAGAATATTTTTTAGATGAAGATTTGTTACAACAAATCAACATACATACTTCAAGTGTTAACAATATTATTGAAAGCTTTGATACGGAAATTTTGACAAAAAGGAATAAAAAAAATCCTGAAAAAATAATTACTTTAACTTCACTAATTTCATTTTCTTATAGAAATTCATATTCTAAATTTGAGAATATTGATAGTTTTTCTTTAGAATTATCAAAAAAAGATTTAGAGGAACTTATTAAAAACCTAAATAAAACTTTGGATGATTTAAATACAGTTTCAAGTACTAAAGGTGAGTTAGAAATATTAAATAAGTAAATTCGGGAGGTTATTATATGACCTTAACATATGACTATTCTCATAAATTTAAAAATACTTTTGAAAATGATGATGAATATATAATTTGGAACCAAAGAGGAAAATTCCTACAAGAAAATGATGATAGATTTACTTTGACAGGTTTAGATAATTCATCTTTTGGTAATAAATTGTATACTGAAGCATATATACATAGTATTGTCGATAACTTAAAAAATACAACTATTATAAAAGTAGTTGCACCCAAAAAGTCAAATGAATACAAAATTTATGGATTTGACACGATAAATAGGGAGGATGTGGGCATTACAATGGCTGAACAACGTAAGTCCCATAACTCGTTGTCTGATAATAAACAAATTATTAGTGATTTAACTAAAGTCTTTGAAGAAAATAAAAACAAAATGGATAGTATTTCAATTGGAGATTTTATAATCACGAGAAAAGATAATT contains:
- a CDS encoding type I restriction-modification system subunit M — translated: MASLNQKLFSAADNLRSKMDASEYKNYLLGLIFYKYLSDKLLEKVVVIADESLEEYNTQTKQTELYINLLADEEIKDDLIETLVDTLGYDIAPEHLFNVLTDQAKQNTFQLNDLNKAFIDLATKYDQFNGLFDDVDLKSKKLGSDDQQRNITITEVIKKLNDVDLMGHDGDVIGDAYEFLIGQFASEAGKKAGEFYTPHEVSDMMARIAAMGKEDKKLFSVFDPTMGSGSLMLNIRNYINYPDSVKYHGQELNTTTYNLAKMNLILHGVDKEDMRLRNGDTLNKDWPTDEPYTFDSVLMNPPYSAKWSADDTFLDDSRFNRYGKLAPKSKADFAFLLHGFYHLKDSGTMAIVLPHGVLFRGAAEGVIRKKLLEDGSIDAVIGMPGNLFFGTSIPTTVIILKKNRETRDVLFIDASKEFIKGKNQNKLSKENIDKIVETYRNRESIVRYSHNASFDEIKENEFNLNIPRYVDTFEEEAAIDMAAIGSKIKDIRKEKAELESNLYDMISSLQYDEKNEEWIKGALEVFTREK
- a CDS encoding restriction endonuclease subunit S — protein: MKSKFKPEIRFSGFTVAWEQRKFKDFIFKSGKRNTLGENYLACSVSNKLGLVSQTEQFDGGRLDTLDKTSYKLVHPNEFAYNPARINVGSIAFNNLNRTVIVSSLYVVLKMNEKLDNEYVLQFIKSQLFNDEVKRNTEGSVREYLFFENFKNIKFPYTPYKEEQIKIGKFLKQLDDIIELHEKELTTLKQTKQGFLKKMFPKEGEYVPEVRFQGFTGDWEKHKLSDMKDVRDGTHDSPKYFNVGFPLVTSKNLKENGLDMTDVSLISEEDFQSINKRSKVDIGDILFGMIGTIGNPVLVNREGFAIKNVALIKHGGKVTNEFLIQLLKSPIFEMFIRNENAGNTQKFLSLSKIRNYQFLSPSYQEQIKIGDFFKNLDNTINLHQRELDALKETKKAFLQKMFI
- a CDS encoding restriction endonuclease subunit S, whose protein sequence is MKLEDVVTVKIGKNLSRGSEKDDFTLVAYSYDDLQKDLDGLFLDSKTSTSQDEGYLSITGEVVFSFVSSKAGIVSKKNEGKIINQNFAKLIIEHDGLDSRYLCYVLNESSSMKKQMAISMQGSTVPKLTPSILKELEIKLPTLEKQRTIGKAYFYLRKQQALAKKQAELEKQLNLEVLRKLDY
- a CDS encoding HsdR family type I site-specific deoxyribonuclease, giving the protein MTKIAHNDELAVEHRLIEVLGEGHNQWNYRPDLKSEEDLWKNLRQKITQNNLSEIGEHPISDKEFDSIKTELLSKTQTPFDAARWLKGENGIARITIEREDVTLGSMSLILYSNQDIGGGISTYEVVHQIAKQKVNDDGRDRRFDVTLLINGLPIVQLELKQVNAKDGVFQAYNQIKKYAEEGMFRNNIFSTLQLFVISNEQTTRYFANAMPKDMHKKFVFSWRTTDNRKVENLYEFVKQVLNIPDAHRLIANYTIVSEDQDNKALMVLHPYQIHAIEALFTSAMKHESGFVWHATGSGKTLTSFVSTKLLARKPGVDRTIMLIDRKDLDSQTTNEFTKFASEFNTGISSGTASSNSLIVGTASSKKLSQTLLSDSNSNTVIITTRQKLEAALRFAEKQEEEKGTSRFKKLIGQHIIFVVDECHRALSAEGMEAIKGFFPNSTWFGFTGTPIFNENKKQAQGQLARTTRDQYGEILHTYTIKNALEDGSVLGFQVEHEDTIESNSLNNKIFDQLRSNEKYAQYTDEELNEFIDKMDGIEKERYIPNASFESDDHIQKVIHKMFRPDNAYTKFDFKNGRPQKSAILTTSSIDMAKLYYHAIKEMTKEPDWLTSEFADHPIRKGRTIDDPDFPRIAITYSIQENEENSKQFQDEMKGIVKEYNNYYQTAWSIEDIERYNGDINNRLARKRAEFKEFGKQIDLVIVVDRLLTGFDAPTIQTLFVDRNLSYANLIQAFSRTNRTYPGKTKGLIVTFRKPFTMEKNVQDATKLYSNENDESKLVYPTYDESKKRFKKAHKSLQSLVPSPTDIDEHSSLETRIEFVKAFQELNNAFEALVTYDDYNDEMEKSKTLPQQVKTLEEYIGVYNTVKGSLVDEGGEGTRPDFSGIEFYGENAIKLYDIDSTYIDQLLGTYSANNQNIRSEIEKALQKLKKSEIVKDVYRAILNAIDNKELEEEEDILIVKRRYFTESYNTAIRDFANTWFVEERELHASAVQYEIGTEPIPNIGGIIDSKQFDKFKAVNPGAIPLKYGPEMKRQWRKTLDDIIVPLEDELR